In a genomic window of Acipenser ruthenus chromosome 41, fAciRut3.2 maternal haplotype, whole genome shotgun sequence:
- the LOC117964816 gene encoding IgGFc-binding protein-like, translating into MGTLRLLPSFAALLLCGLCSAGPAGKEFATVFMQNYLPNYSNSRIQIQISAFHPDTRVKVSVYKTSFQEERVLGAGQGATIQMPTNIELSGSGKCSNTVLITATKEITVVSLNYKHLSADTAVIYPVDEWGTEYYTFTPLVSPMGTYKEIAITNYKERNTVDVYLKGAVQFENRVYPPGSKLTISLEPYESVQLQSVHDLSGSRVVSRLPVAVSSGHTCTWKNTKCNHVYEQLIPVAKWGNNFIVPPLSFQTKYDTVYLTASQPTEIQVQAGLQSRSFSLSEGQVFELQVKNPYPYYITASKGIQVLFLASGDNLPDGTMFDPFLMTILATDHFCTSYTLEGQAEFKNIAIIVARSDALSGLKFDNSNLPSNVQWRAITKTEFSLTEVSYTGGAGRHTIVHPKSPFAVYSIGTAQMNGYGAPAPCGLEVPINCQSVTCSANERCEMKDGYPSCVADKKGICWAWGDPHYHTFDGRNFDFQGTCTYTISKTCGSDKGLPEFEIEAKNENRGSSRVSFVFMVTIKVHGYTITAVRSDIGRVRVNYRLGYLPISLDDGKVLIYQSGQSFLLVSDFGLQVQYDWEHYLVVTLSSSYAGKVCGMCGNFNGNPSDDFATPSGSQAPNSLDFGSSWKVAGFADEGFCRDDCDGKCQACEHSFIKRFESELFCGLLTRIIDGPFHMCQKVIDPKIYFDNCIYDLCMTDGHRHFLCRSLQVYAEACQRAGIVVYDWRIVAKCPTSCPENSHYEQCGNACPSTCSDPKAASKCTSPCIESCQCNSGFVLSAGKCVPESRCGCSYEGRHVPAGEKFWGDDSCKKLCFCNPNTGKAECKDTGCRSGEQCSVVDGVRDCHPVTYSTCSAAGDPHYLTFDGRRFDFMGTCVYQLVGVCSTDPSLIPFDVQVQNDFRGNKVVSYTKLVQVTVYGQTIVMSRENYGKVMVNGELTNLPVYLSDGRVVVYRRGWYGIVHTDFDLTVAFDWNSRVSVTLPSTYAGVVCGLCGNYNRKPQDDLQMKNGRMTDNPTDFGQSWRVAEIPGCVHGCKGTCPDCDITQKNQYQTKEYCGIINDPKGPFRDCHAKVNPTGYFDDCVYDVCLFKGLQSSLCQAVTSYTSACQDAGAKVYPWRSDKFCRPNCAKNSHYEVCANGCSATCHSLSAPVGCQNLCTEGCACDNGFILSGEQCVPMSECGCLYKNKYYKIEEVFYPSGLCQEICTCQKDGKVECLKFSCGANEECKVANGVRKCQPIGEATCSASGDPHYTSFDGLRFDFQGTCTYTLAKACGIEGDSHLTGFSVEVENEKWGNGKVAVTKLVAVEIYGNTLILKAGKKGLIMLDGVWNNLPVSLDSGRVRAYQHGVNVIIETDFGLRVTYDLVYHATVTVPGNYRDKMCGLCGNYNGNRKDEFRLPNGREASDIKTFGEAWKVSIPGVVCSSGCDGSTCPVCDKNRQAIFEKPNYCGIINDPKGPLAACYVKISPENYFSNCIYDLCMSNGDTKVLCHSIQSYVTACQALGVDIKSWRTPSFCPMTCPANSHYDVCPEVCSITCAGITDVSKCPAQCAEGCACDDGYFFDGEGCVTMDNCGCFENGHYYQPGEVVITDNCKQKCSCSPMGGLVCEEISCPKDTKCEIKNGIRACYNTDPCKVANCRAKETCKVEKGEAVCVPQYTGTCWAWGDPHYHTFDGYNYDFQGTCTYTISKTSGNDTGLVPFSIEEKNDNRGSTAVSYVKLVFISVYGYTVTMEKFQYGKVQVNGEVLNLPVTLDDGKIRLFQSGLSAVLETDFGMRVSYDWNWYLLIQLPSSYYDSVSGLCGNFNGNIKDEMREPDGKQVSNIIDWAKSWRVKDRDLFCWDYCKGNCPTCEESSRKLYESETYCGILTKAVDGVFRECHVKIDPRDFFDSCVYDVCLNKGAKALLCQSLAAYASTCLKEGIVVKEWRKLTGCSMKCQENSHYDACASPCPQTCPFPENSPVCKGTCVESCQCDQGYALSGEKCVPAASCGCSYQGRYYEPRQKFWADESCHVSCECDTSLKMVVCKEASCKSSEQCKVVDGVRGCHPLSYSTCTAAGDPHYLTFDGKLYNFMGTCIYEFVKLCSKDTGLTPFSVKVQNDNRGSKVVSFTKVVTVDIFGMTVTISKDYPYKILVNDQFVSLPFYYEEKMSIFRSGWTAVLKTDFGLQVTFDWNSVITVTLPSTYQGAVCGLCGNFNKNPADDMKMPGGNLESNDVKFGDSWRVGLVPGCSAECTGPWCQICSDSQKKVYQAERYCGLITSKSGPFRDCLAKIDPSGFIENCMYDACQYQGHHTAVCDAVAAYATACQNEGITIYSWRSQTFCPATCPRNSHYEVCATGCPVTCHSLSSPKMCQLPCKEGCQCDNGFLLSGDECVPIAECGCVYGDQYYKKCEVFYPKGKCEEQCKCSEDGAVTCKKFSCGANEECKVVNGVQGCHPVGQGKCVASGDPHYISFDGLRFNFMGTCTYTLAKLCDQEDRLRPFSVDVENVPYGNGKVSVTKMVKVVVYDYVITINQGMRWKVIVDDEVFHLPLSLNKGRVTINQEGWNVIVQTDFGLRVLYDTVYYVEVIVPGNYRSKMCGLCGNFNANQKDEFLLPNGRVAENADIFGAGWRVDIPGVACNDGCGKNCPLCDQGKTAVYGNDNYCGMIKSITGPFQACHSKVKPEPYFEDCVFDVCAVDGDKDMLCKSLQAYVVACQAVGVEIKPWRTKQLCPVSCPANSHYELCADTCSTSCSALVAASTCTNGCFEGCQCDNGFVYDGDKCVSMDTCGCIYDGKYMKAGENIVAKGCTEKYTCHATGAVTSEPLTCPAAEYCGVKDGVRGCQKKEGTCTVKPGAHLHSFDGMEGKISSGGAFEISSLCNQSSEEWFRIVVDVRTCTQNSIAGAVTVYVFFGNTYIAVNNEHETWVNGKKVSLPAKLENEISVHISSKLIIIERKSNVRVTYSITQEVTVTVSAHLASQVCGACGNFNGNGGDDMTSSTGKISINVHEVIDSWKAKDHSSCGL; encoded by the exons ATGGGGACTTTACGTTTACTGCCTTCTTTTGCTGCCCTCCTACTCTGTG GCCTCTGCTCAGCTGGTCCAGCTGGGAAAGAGTTTGCCACAGTTTTTATGCAAAATTATCTTCCCAACTATAGTAACAGTCGCATTCAGATCCAGATCTCAGCCTTCCACCCTGACACCAGGGTTAAGGTTTCCGTTTACAAAACCAGTTTCCAGGAGGAGCGTGTGCTCGGGGCAGGCCAGGGCGCCACGATTCAGATGCCCACGAACATTGAGCTGAGCGGCAGTGGCAAGTGCAGCAACACGGTCCTCATCACTGCCACCAAGGAGATCACCGTGGTGTCCCTCAACTACAAGCACCTTTCAGCCGACACAGCCGTCATCTACCCAGTGGATGAGTGGGGTACCGAGTACTACACCTTCACTCCCCTGGTCTCCCCGATGGGCACCTACAAGGAGATCGCCATCACCAACTACAAGGAGCGCAACACCGTGGATGTGTACCTGAAGGGGGCGGTGCAGTTTGAAAACCGTGTGTACCCACCAGGCAGCAAGCTGACCATCAGCCTCGAACCGTACGAGAGTGTCCAGCTGCAGAGCGTCCATGATCTGTCCGGCAGTCGCGTTGTGTCCAGGCTGCCGGTGGCCGTCTCCAGTGGCCATACCTGCACGTGGAAGAACACCAAGTGCAACCACGTTTACGAGCAGCTGATCCCTGTCGCCAAGTGGGGCAACAATTTCATAGTCCCCCCTCTCAGCTTCCAGACCAAGTACGACACTGTATATCTCACCGCCTCCCAGCCCACTGAAATCCAGGTTCAGGCTGGACTACAGAGTCGATCATTCAGCCTCAGTGAGGGGCAGGTCTTTGAGTTGCAGGTCAAAAACCCCTATCCTTATTACATCACCGCCTCCAAAGGTATCCAGGTCCTGTTTCTGGCCAGCGGTGACAATTTACCTGACGGCACCATGTTTGACCCCTTCCTGATGACCATTTTAGCCACTGACCACTTTTGCACCTCCTACACTCTGGAAGGACAGGCAGAGTTCAAGAACATAGCCATCATAGTGGCACGCAGCGATGCCCTAAGTGGACTCAAGTTTGACAACAGCAATCTGCCAAGCAATGTGCAGTGGAGGGCAATAACAAAAACCGAGTTCTCCTTGACTGAAGTTTCCTACACTGGTGGTGCTGGTAGACACACTATCGTCCACCCCAAATCCCCCTTCGCTGTCTATAGTATTGGTACAGCACAGATGAATGGATACGGCGCACCAGCACCGTGCGGCTTAGAAG TTCCTATAAATTGTCAGAGCGTGACATGCAGTGCAAACGAGCGATGTGAGATGAAGGATGGCTATCCTAGCTGCGTGGCTGACAAGAAGGGGATCTGCTGGGCATGGGGTGACCCCCACTATCACACTTTCGATGGCCGCAACTTTGACTTCCAAGGCACCTGCACTTATACCATCTCCAAGACCTGTGGCAGCGACAAAGGGCTCCCAGAATTCGAAATCGAGGCCAAGAATGAAAACCGCGGCAGCTCTCGCGTCTCCTTTGTCTTCATGGTTACTATCAAAGTACATGGCTACACCATCACTGCAGTCCGGTCGGACATTGGCCGTGTCAGG GTGAACTACAGGCTCGGGTACCTGCCCATCAGTCTGGATGATGGGAAAGTGCTGATATACCAGAGTGGTCAGTCTTTCCTCCTGGTAAGCGACTTTGGCCTGCAGGTTCAATATGACTGGGAGCACTACCTGGTTGTCACCCTTTCCAGCAGCTATGCCGGGAAAGTGTGTGGCATGTGTGGCAACTTCAACGGCAATCCGAGCGACGACTTTGCCACACCCAGCGGCTCCCAGGCGCCCAACTCCCTGGACTTCGGGAGCAGCTGGAAGGTCGCTGGGTTCGCTGACGAGGGATTCTGCAGAGACGACTGTGATGGGAAGTGTCAGGCGTGCGAGCACAGCTTCATCAAGCGATTCGAGAGCGAGCTGTTCTGCGGACTCCTAACCCGCATCATCGATGGACCATTCCACATGTGCCAAAAGGTCATCGACCCCAAGATCTACTTTGACAACTGCATCTACGACCTGTGCATGACTGACGGCCACCGGCACTTCCTCTGCCGATCCCTGCAGGTGTACGCAGAGGCCTGCCAGCGTGCCGGCATTGTGGTGTACGACTGgaggattgtggcaaagtgcc CCACCTCCTGCCCAGAGAACAGTCACTATGAGCAGTGCGGCAATGCCTGCCCCTCCACCTGCAGTGACCCTAAAGCCGCCTCTAAGTGCACGTCCCCCTGCATAGAGAGCTGCCAGTGTAACTCTGGCTTTGTGCTGAGCGCAGGGAAGTGCGTCCCAGAGTCACGCTGTGGCTGCAGTTATGAGGGGCGCCACGTCCCCGCAGGAGAGAAATTCTGGGGAGACGACAGCTGCAAGAAACTGTGCTTCTGCAACCCCAACACAGGCAAGGCAGAGTGCAAGGACACAGGCTGCCGCTCCGGcgagcagtgcagtgtggtggacGGGGTGAGGGATTGCCACCCGGTGACCTACAGCACCTGCTCCGCGGCCGGCGACCCCCACTACCTGACCTTTGACGGCCGGCGGTTTGACTTCATGGGTACCTGCGTCTACCAGCTGGTCGGAGTCTGCTCCACGGATCCCAGTCTGATCCCCTTTGATGTGCAAGTGCAGAACGATTTCAGAGGCAACAAGGTGGTCTCCTACACCAAACTGGTTCAGGTTACCGTATACGGACAGACAATCGTCATGAGCAGAGAGAACTACGGGAAAGTCATG GTGAACGGGGAGCTGACGAACCTGCCAGTGTACCTGAGTGATGGTCGGGTGGTGGTGTACCGCAGAGGCTGGTACGGCATCGTGCACACTGACTTCGACCTGACAGTGGCCTTCGACTGGAACAGCAGAGTCTCTGTCACCCTGCCCAGCACCTACGCCGGAGTCGTGTGTGGCCTCTGTGGAAACTACAACCGCAAGCCCCAGGATGACCTACAAATGAAAAATGGACGGATGACCGACAACCCTACCGATTTTGGCCAGAGCTGGCGTGTTGCTGAGATCCCCGGCTGCGTCCACGGGTGCAAGGGCACCTGCCCCGACTGTGACATCACCCAGAAGAATCAGTACCAGACCAAAGAGTACTGCGGCATTATCAACGACCCCAAGGGGCCCTTCCGTGACTGCCACGCTAAGGTGAACCCAACCGGTTACTTCGATGACTGCGTGTATGATGTCTGCCTCTTCAAGGGCCTCCAGTCTTCCCTGTGTCAGGCCGTCACCAGCTATACCTCCGCCTGCCAGGATGCAGGGGCCAAGGTCTATCCCTGGAGATCCGACAAGTTCTGTC GTCCCAACTGTGCCAAGAACAGCCACTACGAGGTGTGTGCCAATGGCTGCTCTGCGACCTGCCACAGCCTCTCAGCCCCTGTTGGCTGCCAAAACCTGTGTACAGAGGGCTGTGCCTGTGACAATGGCTTCATCCTGAGTGGTGAACAATGTGTGCCCATGTCTGAGTGTGGATGCTTGTACAAGAACAAGTACTACAAAATCGAAGAGGTCTTCTACCCCAGTGGGCTCTGCCAGGAAATCTGCACGTGCCAGAAGGACGGCAAGGTAGAGTGCCTCAAGTTCTCATGCGGCGCAAACGAGGAGTGCAAAGTGGCAAACGGCGTGAGGAAGTGCCAGCCGATTGGAGAGGCTACATGCTCTGCTTCCGGAGACCCGCATTACACCTCTTTCGACGGGCTGAGGTTCGACTTCCAGGGTACCTGCACCTACACGCTGGCCAAAGCCTGCGGCATTGAAGGTGACTCCCATTTGACAGGTTTCTCGGTGGAGGTGGAGAACGAGAAGTGGGGCAATGGCAAGGTGGCCGTTACCAAGCTGGTCGCCGTGGAGATTTATGGGAACACGCTGATCCTGAAGGCAGGGAAAAAGGGCCTGATCATG CTGGACGGCGTGTGGAACAACCTCCCAGTCAGCCTGGACAGTGGCAGAGTGCGGGCTTACCAGCACGGAGTCAATGTGATCATCGAGACCGACTTTGGCCTCAGAGTCACTTATGACCTTGTCTACCACGCCACAGTCACCGTGCCCGGCAACTACCGCGACAAGATGTGTGGCCTCTGCGGCAACTACAACGGGAACCGGAAAGACGAGTTCCGCCTGCCCAACGGCAGGGAAGCGTCTGATATCAAGACCTTTGGAGAAGCGTGGAAGGTCAGCATCCCAGGCGTGGTCTGTTCCTCTGGCTGTGACGGCAGTACCTGCCCCGTGTGTGACAAGAACAGACAGGCGATCTTCGAAAAGCCCAATTACTGTGGCATCATCAACGACCCCAAGGGCCCGCTCGCCGCATGCTACGTCAAGATCAGCCCTGAGAATTACTTCAGCAACTGCATCTACGATCTGTGCATGTCTAACGGTGATACCAAAGTGCTCTGTCACAGCATCCAGTCCTACGTCACGGCCTGCCAGGCCCTTGGGGTGGATATTAAGAGCTGGAGAACTCCGTCCTTCTGCC CAATGACATGTCCAGCAAACAGTCACTATGATGTCTGTCCTGAGGTTTGCTCCATTACATGTGCGGGAATCACTGACGTCAGCAAGTGCCCAGCCCAATGTGCTGAGGGGTGTGCCTGTGACGATGGGTACTTCTTCGACGGAGAGGGATGTGTCACTATGGACAACTGCGGCTGCTTTGAAAATGGACATTATTACCAG CCTGGCGAAGTGGTCATTACTGACAACTGTAAGCAGAAATGTTCTTGCTCACCAATGGGTGGTCTTGTCTGCGAGGAGATCTCATGTCCCAAAGATACTAAGTGTGAAATCAAAAATGGAATCAGGGCATGCTACAACACAG ATCCATGCAAAGTAGCAAATTGCCGTGCAAAGGAGACCTGCAAAGTGGAGAAGGGAGAGGCGGTGTGTGTGCCTCAGTACACTGGCACCTGCTGGGCCTGGGGAGACCCCCATTACCACACCTTCGATGGCTACAACTACGATTTCCAGGGCACCTGCACCTATACCATCTCCAAGACATCCGGGAACGATACCGGGCTGGTCCCCTTCTCTATCGAGGAGAAGAACGACAACCGTGGCAGCACCGCCGTCTCCTACGTCAAGCTGGTGTTCATCTCTGTGTACGGCTACACCGTGACGATGGAGAAGTTTCAGTATGGAAAGGTCCAG GTAAATGGTGAGGTGCTGAATTTGCCGGTGACGCTCGATGATGGCAAGATCAGACTTTTCCAGAGCGGCTTGAGTGCCGTGCTGGAAACAGATTTCGGTATGCGGGTTTCCTATGACTGGAACTGGTACCTGCTCATCCAACTGCCCAGCAGCTACTACGACAGTGTAAGTGGCCTCTGTGGCAACTTCAATGGCAACATCAAGGATGAAATGAGAGAGCCTGATGGCAAACAAGTCTCCAACATCATCGATTGGGCCAAGAGCTGGCGGGTGAAGGACCGGGACCTCTTCTGTTGGGACTACTGCAAGGGCAACTGCCCTACATGCGAAGAGAGCTCACGCAAGCTGTACGAGAGCGAGACCTACTGTGGGATCCTTACCAAGGCGGTGGATGGAGTTTTCCGCGAGTGCCACGTCAAAATCGATCCAAGGGACTTCTTCGACAGTTGTGTCTATGATGTGTGTCTGAACAAAGGTGCCAAGGCACTTCTGTGTCAGTCGTTGGCTGCCTACGCCAGCACCTGCTTGAAAGAGGGAATTGTCGTGAAGGAATGGAGGAAACTAACTGGGTGTT CTATGAAATGCCAGGAAAATAGCCACTATGACGCCTGTGCCAGCCCCTGCCCACAGACCTGCCCTTTCCCAGAAAACAGTCCGGTCTGCAAAGGCACCTGTGTGGAGTCCTGTCAGTGCGACCAGGGCTATGCACTGAGCGGAGAGAAATGCGTGCCAGCTGCCAGCTGCGGCTGTTCTTACCAGGGCCGCTACTACGAGCCAAGGCAGAAATTCTGGGCCGACGAAAGCTGCCACGTGAGCTGCGAGTGCGACACCTCCCTAAAGATGGTGGTTTGCAAAGAGGCCAGCTGCAAATCCAGTGAGCAGTGCAAGGTGGTGGATGGAGTGAGAGGATGCCACCCACTCAGCTACTCCACATGCACAGCCGCTGGAGACCCCCACTACCTCACCTTCGATGGCAAGCTGTATAACTTCATGGGTACATGCATCTATGAGTTTGTGAAACTCTGTTCCAAGGATACGGGCCTCACCCCCTTTAGCGTCAAGGTGCAGAATGACAACCGCGGGAGCAAAGTCGTCTCCTTCACCAAAGTAGTGACCGTAGATATATTCGGTATGACGGTTACCATCAGCAAGGACTACCCCTACAAGATACTA GTTAACGATCAGTTTGTGTCCTTGCCGTTCTATTATGAAGAAAAGATGTCAATTTTCCGCAGCGGCTGGACAGCGGTGCTGAAGACTGACTTTGGACTGCAGGTGACTTTCGACTGGAACAGCGTGATCACCGTCACCTTGCCCAGCACCTACCAAGGCGCTGTCTGTGGCCTCTGTGGCAACTTCAACAAGAATCCCGCTGATGACATGAAGATGCCCGGAGGAAATTTGGAATCCAATGATGTGAAGTTTGGCGACAGCTGGAGAGTGGGTCTGGTGCCAGGCTGCTCAGCAGAATGCACAGGTCCCTGGTGCCAAATCTGCTCCGATTCCCAGAAGAAAGTGTACCAGGCGGAGCGCTACTGTGGCCTGATCACAAGCAAGTCCGGCCCATTCCGCGACTGCCTTGCTAAAATAGACCCCAGTGGTTTTATTGAAAACTGCATGTATGATGCCTGCCAATACCAGGGCCACCACACAGCCGTCTGTGATGCTGTGGCTGCCTATGCCACTGCCTGTCAGAATGAAGGCATCACCATCTACTCATGGAGGAGCCAGACCTTCTGCC CTGCCACCTGTCCCAGAAACAGTCACTACGAGGTTTGCGCGACAGGCTGCCCTGTCACCTGCCATAGCCTGTCCTCCCCCAAGATGTGCCAATTGCCCTGCAAGGAGGGCTGCCAGTGCGACAACGGCTTCCTTTTGAGCGGGGATGAGTGCGTGCCCATTGCGGAGTGTGGCTGCGTGTATGGTGACCAGTACTACAAAAAGTGTGAGGTATTCTACCCCAAGGGTAAGTGTGAGGAGCAGTGCAAGTGCAGCGAGGACGGCGCTGTCACCTGCAAGAAGTTCTCCTGCGGGGCCAACGAGGAGTGCAAGGTGGTGAATGGCGTGCAAGGGTGCCACCCCGTAGGGCAAGGCAAGTGCGTGGCCTCCGGAGACCCTCATTACATTTCCTTTGACGGCCTCAGGTTCAACTTTATGGGCACCTGCACATACACTCTGGCCAAGCTGTGCGACCAAGAGGACAGGCTCCGGCCTTTCTCCGTGGACGTTGAGAACGTGCCGTACGGGAATGGAAAGGTGTCCGTCACGAAGATGGTGAAGGTGGTGGTGTACGATTATGTCATCACCATAAACCAAGGGATGCGATGGAAAGTAATT GTGGATGATGAGGTGTTCCACCTGCCTCTGTCCCTCAATAAAGGAAGGGTCACGATCAACCAGGAGGGCTGGAACGTCATTGTCCAGACAGACTTCGGTCTGAGGGTGCTGTACGACACTGTGTACTACGTAGAAGTAATCGTCCCCGGCAACTACCGTAGCAAGATGTGCGGCCTCTGCGGCAACTTCAATGCAAACCAGAAGGACGAATTCCTTCTGCCCAACGGCAGAGTGGCTGAGAACGCTGACATCTTTGGGGCAGGATGGCGAGTGGACATCCCAGGGGTTGCGTGCAATGACGGCTGCGGCAAAAACTGCCCGCTCTGTGACCAGGGCAAGACAGCAGTCTACGGGAATGATAACTACTGCGGGATGATCAAGTCCATCACAGGTCCCTTCCAAGCCTGCCACTCAAAGGTCAAGCCAGAGCCCTACTTCGAAGACTGTGTCTTTGACGTCTGTGCCGTGGACGGGGATAAGGACATGCTGTGCAAGAGCCTCCAGGCCTACGTTGTCGCATGCCAGGCCGTCGGGGTGGAGATCAAACCCTGGAGAACAAAGCAATTGTGTC CTGTTTCCTGTCCAGCTAACAGCCACTACGAGCTGTGTGCCGACACCTGCAGCACCTCCTGCTCCGCGCTCGTCGCTGCCTCAACCTGCACCAACGGCTGTTTTGAGGGCTGCCAGTGTGATAATGGGTTTGTTTATGATGGAGACAAGTGTGTGTCCATGGACACCTGTGGCTGCATCTATGATGGCAAATACATGAAG GCTGGCGAGAACATTGTGGCAAAGGGCTGTACTGAGAAATACACGTGCCACGCCACAGGGGCCGTGACTTCTGAGCCACTGACGTGCCCCGCCGCGGAGTACTGCGGGGTCAAGGATGGAGTGCGAGGCTGCCAGAAAAAAGAAGGAACTTGCACGGTGAAGCCTGGCGCTCATCTCCATTCCTTCGATGGGATGGAGGGCAAGATAAGCAGCGGAGGAGCCTTTGAGATCTCCTCGCTCTGCAACCAAAGCTCGGAGGAGTGGTTCCGCATTGTGGTGGACGTGCGGACCTGCACCCAGAACAGCATCGCCGGCGCCGTCACTGTCTACGTGTTCTTTGGGAACACCTACATTGCTGTGAACAATGAGCATGAAACTTGG GTGAACGGGAAGAAGGTATCCCTGCCCGCTAAGCTGGAGAACGAGATATCAGTCCACATTTCTAGCAAGCTGATAATCATTGAGCGGAAATCCAACGTGCGGGTGACCTACAGCATCACGCAGGAGGTGACTGTTACCGTGAGCGCGCATCTCGCCAGCCAGGTGTGTGGTGCTTGTGGAAACTTCAACGGCAATGGAGGCGATGACATGACGTCCTCCACCGGCAAAATCTCCATCAACGTCCACGAGGTCATCGACTCCTGGAAGGCCAAGGATCACTCAAGCTG CGGTCTGTAA